From Elusimicrobiota bacterium, the proteins below share one genomic window:
- the ade gene encoding adenine deaminase, which translates to MTDTESVLAQIKSTIEISGGGKKVDLLLKNARVINTFSGDIHKTAVAVHKDRIVGFGDYPAKQVIDLKGAYLAPGFIDGHVHIESSMVKIPEFASVVLPHGTTTAVIDPHEIANVLGLDGIKYMLASSLNSVLSVYVMLPSCVPATHLETAGAELTAHDLSLLLNDERVLGIGEMMNYPGVIYRDEEVLRKIAIAGNKVIDGHAPMLQGKALYSYVSAGIRSDHECTNVAEAREKLRAGMYIMIREGTAAKNLKGLLPLVNSENSRKFIFVTDDRHLDDILREGHIDYLVRTAIRLGVEPIRAIQMATINTAEYFGLKNLGAIAPGYAADLVVFDDLKKLKISKVFKRGRLVSRNGVIEPGVISEYKGKTRGTVNVKWIEHEDFALKAGGRLARVINVIPDQITTKMSIEPVKQDGGYVSSDTKKDILKIAVIERHMASGRIALGLVKGFGLKKGAIASSVSHDSHNIVVIGTHDGDMYTAAVQVVKMQGGIVAALNGQVLEALPLPVAGLMSDRSTDFVREKQRQLNEIARMLGSALQDPFMAMSFLTLPPIPEIRITDRGIIDAVKFKVVPLFVNKLKK; encoded by the coding sequence ATGACAGACACGGAAAGCGTACTCGCACAAATTAAAAGTACCATTGAAATTTCGGGCGGGGGAAAAAAAGTCGATCTGCTGCTGAAAAACGCCCGCGTGATAAATACTTTTTCCGGCGACATTCACAAAACCGCCGTGGCCGTGCACAAGGACCGCATAGTGGGCTTTGGCGATTATCCGGCCAAGCAGGTTATCGACCTGAAAGGCGCCTATCTGGCCCCCGGCTTTATAGACGGCCATGTGCATATTGAAAGCTCCATGGTTAAAATCCCGGAGTTCGCCAGCGTCGTCCTGCCGCACGGCACCACCACCGCCGTTATAGACCCGCATGAAATAGCCAATGTGCTGGGGCTGGACGGCATAAAGTACATGCTGGCCTCCAGCCTTAACAGCGTTTTGAGCGTTTATGTGATGCTGCCTTCCTGCGTTCCGGCCACACATCTTGAAACCGCCGGGGCCGAACTCACGGCCCACGATCTGAGCCTCCTTTTGAACGATGAGCGGGTGCTGGGCATCGGCGAGATGATGAACTATCCGGGCGTTATTTACCGCGACGAAGAGGTATTGAGGAAAATCGCCATCGCCGGCAATAAAGTCATAGACGGCCACGCCCCCATGCTCCAGGGGAAAGCGCTCTACTCTTATGTGTCGGCCGGCATCCGCTCGGACCACGAATGCACTAATGTGGCCGAAGCGCGCGAAAAACTGCGCGCCGGCATGTATATCATGATACGCGAAGGCACCGCGGCAAAAAATCTTAAAGGCCTTCTGCCGCTTGTGAATTCCGAGAACTCAAGGAAATTTATCTTTGTGACCGACGACCGCCACCTTGACGACATTCTGCGCGAGGGCCATATAGATTACCTGGTGCGCACCGCCATACGCCTGGGCGTTGAGCCCATCCGCGCCATACAGATGGCCACCATAAATACCGCCGAATATTTCGGGCTTAAAAACCTGGGCGCCATCGCCCCCGGCTACGCGGCGGATCTGGTGGTTTTTGATGACCTTAAAAAACTGAAAATTTCAAAGGTTTTCAAGAGGGGCCGGCTTGTTTCCAGAAACGGCGTTATAGAACCCGGGGTTATCAGCGAGTACAAAGGCAAGACACGCGGCACCGTCAATGTCAAATGGATAGAGCACGAGGATTTTGCCCTGAAGGCGGGGGGGCGCCTGGCGCGGGTGATAAATGTGATCCCGGACCAGATAACCACCAAAATGAGCATTGAGCCCGTAAAGCAGGACGGCGGCTATGTTTCTTCCGACACCAAAAAAGATATCCTTAAAATCGCCGTAATAGAGCGCCATATGGCCTCGGGCCGCATAGCCCTTGGCCTGGTAAAAGGCTTCGGGCTTAAAAAAGGCGCTATCGCCTCGTCGGTTTCCCACGACTCCCACAATATAGTGGTCATAGGCACGCACGACGGAGATATGTACACTGCGGCCGTGCAGGTGGTTAAAATGCAGGGCGGCATAGTGGCGGCTTTGAACGGCCAGGTGCTGGAAGCCCTGCCGCTTCCGGTGGCCGGATTAATGTCGGACCGGAGCACTGACTTTGTGAGGGAAAAACAGCGGCAGTTGAATGAAATCGCGCGCATGCTCGGCTCCGCCTTGCAGGACCCGTTCATGGCCATGTCGTTCCTGACGCTTCCGCCCATACCTGAAATAAGGATAACAGACCGGGGCATAATTGACGCTGTCAAATTCAAGGTCGTGCCGCTTTTTGTGAACAAATTAAAAAAATAA
- a CDS encoding M14 family metallopeptidase: MKKLALILLLFGLCAHNLKAEEPKQSNTTVSFNQLLGQLVASSLGNINIPEPVLDKDAQAAINADDRYWVTVLASDKYERTKLLDAGMDIVEVKKDKVSGFVNKKTLDTLSEKGFVVESKMTMAQYVQQFGKDFPAADSAYHNYKETTDLLKTLASNNSTIASLFSIGKTIEGRDIWCLRINTNAKGEGASTKPGAVFIGNHHAREHLSNEVPLLFASWLFDHKGDADVKKYIDSLDIYIIPMLNPDGVEYDIKTGKYQWQRKNMRVNSDKSIGVDLNRNYDSWFGGEGASHSPNSDTYCGPSAFSEPETTAIKKFVLARKNLKTLNSYHSYADTIMYPWGGKDGPIDSDKDKQVFIKMANEMAKDTGYTAEQSNEMYIATGDACDWAYDVAKIFAFTTELGGNSFYPGAGIIAKTVTDNIKAAVYMLSMTENPYKTIN, translated from the coding sequence ATGAAAAAACTTGCGCTTATTCTCCTGCTTTTCGGTTTGTGTGCCCATAATCTTAAGGCCGAAGAACCCAAACAATCTAATACTACTGTGTCTTTTAACCAGTTGCTTGGCCAATTGGTTGCGTCATCCCTTGGAAACATAAATATCCCTGAACCCGTGCTGGACAAGGATGCCCAGGCCGCAATAAACGCCGACGACAGATACTGGGTAACTGTTCTTGCTTCCGATAAATACGAGAGGACAAAACTGCTTGACGCGGGCATGGATATCGTTGAGGTGAAGAAGGACAAGGTCTCCGGTTTTGTCAATAAAAAGACTTTAGACACGCTTTCCGAGAAAGGTTTCGTTGTGGAAAGCAAAATGACCATGGCACAGTATGTGCAGCAGTTTGGGAAGGATTTTCCCGCGGCCGACAGCGCCTATCACAACTATAAAGAAACCACCGACCTGTTGAAAACTCTTGCCTCCAATAATTCGACTATCGCTTCCCTGTTCTCTATCGGCAAGACCATTGAAGGCCGGGATATATGGTGCCTGAGGATAAACACGAACGCCAAAGGAGAGGGCGCAAGCACCAAGCCGGGCGCGGTCTTTATCGGAAATCACCACGCGCGCGAGCACCTTTCGAACGAGGTTCCGCTGTTATTCGCATCCTGGCTTTTTGACCACAAGGGCGACGCGGATGTGAAAAAATATATAGATTCCCTGGATATTTATATCATACCCATGCTGAACCCCGACGGGGTGGAATATGACATAAAGACCGGAAAATACCAGTGGCAGAGGAAAAATATGCGTGTGAACTCCGATAAGAGCATCGGCGTTGACTTGAACCGCAACTATGATTCCTGGTTCGGCGGCGAGGGCGCATCGCACTCCCCGAATTCCGATACGTATTGCGGCCCCTCGGCCTTCTCAGAGCCCGAAACCACAGCCATAAAAAAATTCGTGCTGGCCCGGAAGAATCTCAAAACCCTGAATAGCTACCATTCCTACGCGGACACTATAATGTATCCGTGGGGCGGCAAAGACGGCCCGATAGACAGCGATAAAGACAAGCAGGTGTTCATCAAGATGGCCAATGAAATGGCGAAAGACACCGGCTACACCGCCGAACAGTCAAATGAAATGTATATCGCCACCGGCGACGCCTGCGACTGGGCTTATGATGTGGCCAAGATCTTCGCTTTCACCACGGAGCTTGGCGGCAACAGTTTCTACCCCGGTGCCGGCATTATAGCTAAAACCGTTACCGACAACATCAAGGCCGCTGTTTACATGCTGAGCATGACGGAGAACCCGTACAAGACGATTAATTAG
- a CDS encoding phosphatidylglycerol lysyltransferase domain-containing protein translates to MFNRLKPEDHSALKSFFEGHSYALCEYSLASIIVWNRCLYEVSWKIDGDTLLVAETDLEPPAGRRLLMPLPVPFREITPRELADIAMRNRHGRYYYVPEGYIEPRRTELETLFTITEQPGYMDYLYNLRDLAGLAGHKYSKKRNLIAQFDKQTAAARKVKVESITAKNNGLCLNLLDRWTGDPETGKHLDMLNCERKAIINSLNHFDLLGMKGVLVFIDDEISGFAFGSRLSNDTFVLNFEKALDNVKGLYQFLDNELAKHLPPHYAFINKESDLEKPGLAKTKESYYPCKKVKSYTLTLK, encoded by the coding sequence ATGTTTAACCGCCTTAAACCGGAAGACCATAGCGCCCTGAAGAGTTTTTTTGAAGGGCACAGCTACGCGCTTTGTGAATACTCGCTGGCTTCAATTATAGTCTGGAACCGCTGCCTCTACGAGGTTTCCTGGAAAATTGACGGCGATACGCTGCTGGTGGCGGAAACCGACCTTGAGCCGCCGGCAGGCAGGCGCCTGCTGATGCCGCTGCCGGTACCTTTTCGCGAAATAACTCCGCGTGAGCTGGCTGACATAGCCATGCGCAACAGGCATGGACGCTACTACTATGTTCCGGAAGGTTATATTGAGCCGCGCCGGACGGAACTTGAAACGCTTTTTACCATTACGGAACAGCCGGGGTACATGGACTATCTTTATAATCTCCGCGACCTGGCGGGGCTTGCCGGACACAAGTATTCAAAAAAACGCAACCTGATAGCCCAGTTCGACAAACAGACCGCCGCCGCGCGCAAAGTGAAGGTTGAGTCCATAACCGCGAAGAATAACGGCCTCTGCCTTAACCTGCTGGACCGCTGGACCGGCGACCCGGAAACAGGAAAACACCTGGACATGCTTAATTGCGAACGAAAAGCCATAATAAATTCGCTGAACCACTTTGACCTGCTTGGAATGAAAGGGGTGCTGGTGTTTATAGACGACGAGATCTCCGGCTTCGCTTTCGGCTCACGGCTTTCCAACGACACTTTTGTGCTTAATTTTGAGAAGGCCCTGGATAATGTAAAGGGACTGTATCAGTTTCTGGATAATGAGCTGGCAAAACATCTCCCCCCTCATTACGCCTTTATCAACAAGGAAAGCGACCTGGAAAAGCCGGGGCTCGCCAAAACCAAGGAATCCTATTACCCATGTAAAAAAGTTAAATCCTATACGCTGACATTAAAATAA
- a CDS encoding GNAT family N-acetyltransferase — protein MPHGLTFRFIRKADAATLNCIITLYRAQGWWGRRDRPELLSRIINGSHCFVLAQRKGRAIGMGRAISDGVSDAYIQDVMVLKSERGTGAGSAIVKAIQKRLKTDGIKWIGLIAQDNSSPFYSRLGFKILKRAHPMLSKETNV, from the coding sequence ATGCCCCACGGCTTAACATTCCGTTTCATAAGAAAAGCGGACGCCGCCACCCTGAATTGCATTATAACACTTTACCGCGCGCAGGGCTGGTGGGGCCGCCGTGACAGGCCGGAACTGCTCTCGCGTATAATAAACGGCAGCCATTGTTTTGTGTTGGCGCAGCGGAAAGGCCGCGCAATAGGCATGGGCCGCGCCATAAGCGACGGCGTAAGCGACGCCTACATACAGGATGTGATGGTGCTTAAGTCCGAACGGGGAACCGGCGCGGGCTCCGCCATAGTTAAAGCCATCCAGAAACGCCTTAAAACGGACGGGATAAAGTGGATAGGCCTTATCGCGCAGGATAATTCTTCGCCTTTTTATTCCCGCCTCGGCTTCAAAATTCTTAAGCGGGCACACCCCATGCTCTCAAAAGAAACCAATGTTTAA
- a CDS encoding sulfite exporter TauE/SafE family protein, with product MPALFSEGFLLGLSTGVYCLASCLPVLAPYLLAGGSGFWKANLFIFLEFLAGRFLAYMLFALAAVSFGKLSGPYLPPRVLAAGMAVTALLMFYSLFSGHLKQHSSCLASFPAAWAEKRIPCLLGFLTGINICPPFAAGLLRLVGLADILKGLAYFGGFFVSTSLFLLPALAPTSFLSSRLKNIGRMTLFLAASWYLLLGLRGIVG from the coding sequence ATGCCTGCACTTTTTTCAGAGGGTTTCCTTCTTGGTCTTTCCACCGGGGTATATTGCCTGGCTTCCTGCCTGCCGGTGCTCGCGCCGTATCTGCTTGCCGGCGGAAGCGGGTTTTGGAAAGCTAATTTGTTTATTTTCCTTGAATTTTTGGCCGGGCGATTCCTGGCTTATATGCTTTTCGCGCTGGCCGCCGTCTCGTTCGGAAAATTATCGGGCCCCTATCTTCCGCCCAGAGTGCTTGCCGCGGGCATGGCCGTGACGGCGCTTTTAATGTTTTATTCCCTCTTTTCCGGACATCTCAAACAACACTCGTCTTGTCTTGCTTCGTTCCCGGCCGCCTGGGCCGAAAAGCGGATACCTTGTTTACTTGGTTTCCTGACCGGTATCAACATCTGTCCGCCTTTTGCCGCTGGTCTTTTGCGTCTTGTGGGTCTTGCCGATATACTTAAAGGTCTGGCTTATTTTGGGGGTTTTTTCGTGTCCACCTCTCTTTTTCTGCTTCCGGCACTCGCCCCGACGTCTTTTTTGAGCTCCAGATTAAAAAACATTGGCCGTATGACGCTGTTTTTGGCCGCATCATGGTATCTTTTACTCGGATTGAGAGGAATAGTTGGGTGA
- a CDS encoding TSUP family transporter — MFDNPHFYSLMLLAFFVCLAGCIDAIAGGGGLITLPAYLHFGLRPGLLLGTNKLSSSMGTTVAAFKFLKDCSFGKSFLFILIVLAAAGSSAGARVISLVPPAAVKYLLIVTLPPIAVFLAVRHNFGLSDSSSSLGEKGLLARAGAIAFFISFYDGMLGPGTGTFLAVAFARFCRYDLLSATALSKLINLTSNLAALATFLALGKVNIRLGLAMGCAGMAGNYLGSHLALKKGVWVIRPALLLVSGSLLAKIAWDMVR, encoded by the coding sequence ATGTTTGACAATCCGCACTTCTACTCTTTGATGCTGTTGGCGTTTTTTGTCTGCCTGGCGGGCTGCATAGACGCCATCGCCGGGGGCGGCGGCCTGATAACCCTGCCGGCTTATCTGCACTTCGGGCTGCGCCCGGGTTTACTGCTGGGCACCAACAAGCTTTCCTCCTCCATGGGCACCACGGTGGCGGCTTTCAAATTTTTAAAGGACTGCAGTTTTGGCAAGTCTTTTCTTTTTATCCTGATCGTTCTGGCAGCCGCCGGCTCAAGCGCGGGAGCGCGGGTGATATCCCTGGTCCCGCCCGCCGCGGTTAAATATCTTCTGATAGTGACACTGCCGCCGATAGCTGTTTTTTTAGCGGTAAGACATAATTTCGGCCTTTCGGACTCAAGCTCGAGTCTTGGCGAAAAAGGGCTTCTGGCGCGCGCGGGCGCAATAGCTTTTTTTATAAGTTTTTACGACGGTATGCTCGGCCCCGGAACCGGCACTTTTTTGGCGGTGGCTTTCGCGCGCTTCTGCCGCTACGACCTGCTTAGCGCCACCGCGCTCAGCAAGCTTATAAACCTCACCTCGAACTTAGCCGCTCTGGCTACTTTTCTGGCGCTGGGCAAGGTAAATATACGCCTCGGGCTTGCCATGGGCTGCGCCGGAATGGCCGGCAACTATCTTGGCTCGCACCTGGCACTTAAAAAAGGCGTTTGGGTGATACGCCCCGCGCTTTTGCTGGTTTCAGGCTCGCTGCTTGCTAAAATCGCATGGGATATGGTGAGGTAA
- a CDS encoding polyphenol oxidase family protein, whose product MYTEEKKGIKLLRFDSFKGQAGVECCVSTRAGGVSSAPFAGLNLGAWTGDNPENVGKNLDLFCAAFGADPGKLTIMRQRHTANVSVLEAGGGPPAENTDALVTAAAGVPLLAHSADCALTVFYDSRHRALAVAHSGWRGGLLNIYSSVLNVMRLRFGTVPENITAGVSPMISADHFPVRGDFLEKLQEFYPGEEGRKFLTLREGRHHFSLRELLKHQLAALGVKKYEFMHLCTYAEKELFYSRRRDGDTTGRFGLMAMLKSLPYAVCLRP is encoded by the coding sequence ATGTATACTGAGGAAAAAAAGGGAATTAAACTTCTTAGATTTGACAGCTTTAAAGGACAGGCTGGAGTGGAATGCTGTGTTTCTACCCGCGCGGGGGGCGTGAGTTCCGCGCCTTTTGCCGGGCTGAACCTTGGCGCCTGGACCGGGGATAACCCGGAGAATGTGGGAAAGAACCTGGATTTGTTCTGCGCGGCGTTCGGCGCCGATCCGGGCAAGCTGACCATTATGCGCCAGCGTCACACGGCTAATGTTTCAGTATTGGAAGCTGGGGGCGGGCCGCCGGCGGAAAATACCGACGCGCTGGTAACGGCGGCCGCCGGGGTGCCGCTGCTGGCCCATTCAGCCGATTGCGCGCTGACCGTTTTTTACGACAGCCGGCACCGGGCGCTGGCCGTTGCTCACAGCGGCTGGCGGGGGGGGCTGCTGAATATTTACAGCTCAGTGCTGAATGTAATGCGCCTGCGCTTTGGGACAGTCCCGGAAAATATTACGGCGGGCGTATCCCCCATGATTTCCGCCGACCACTTCCCTGTAAGGGGGGATTTCCTTGAAAAACTCCAGGAGTTTTATCCGGGCGAGGAAGGCCGGAAGTTTCTGACGCTGCGCGAAGGCCGCCATCATTTCAGCCTGCGCGAACTTTTGAAACATCAACTGGCCGCGCTGGGCGTTAAAAAATACGAGTTCATGCACCTGTGCACCTACGCGGAAAAAGAGCTTTTTTATTCCCGGCGGCGTGACGGAGATACTACAGGCAGGTTCGGATTAATGGCGATGTTAAAATCACTGCCATACGCCGTATGCCTTAGGCCATAA
- a CDS encoding 4Fe-4S binding protein has translation MLPDYKKLFPALVFAALVFVPVAVFSNLIVSREISPFYAIAWALFAGGTAFAVFYTGRVSFFRRIFFSASALAFLIHFKLGLLLKGFHLSCFKDTPYCHIAIAPSFLNYLYQQYLAVMSGGWKLWGPLSLVFLWLFATLVLGRGWCSWTCFYGGIDDGLSALPKKALLKTEKSGLKLRDFPAALLIFLLLISFANMAPSYCLWLCPFKLTGVFLDPDDALIRKIQYGLMGLALAVLVIGPVLTKKRTFCSFLCPFGAWQAFWGRLNPFRVSVDPQKCSGCLACVSACPMYAINCVPGGKAEITAYCNMCGECLKACGNGGINYSVLGFSFGLSQEGFWKLLNPESFFVFAALTLSAVFASFWAPAALRDVLKLIMP, from the coding sequence ATGCTCCCGGATTATAAAAAGTTATTTCCCGCGCTGGTCTTCGCAGCGCTGGTTTTTGTCCCGGTCGCCGTGTTCTCAAACCTGATAGTTTCGCGGGAGATCAGCCCTTTTTACGCTATAGCCTGGGCACTATTTGCGGGCGGCACGGCTTTTGCCGTTTTTTACACCGGCAGGGTATCATTTTTCAGGCGTATATTTTTTTCGGCTTCCGCCCTGGCTTTTCTGATACATTTTAAACTCGGCCTTCTTTTAAAAGGCTTTCACCTTTCCTGCTTTAAAGATACTCCTTACTGCCACATCGCCATCGCGCCCTCTTTTCTGAATTACCTCTACCAGCAATACCTGGCGGTGATGAGCGGCGGGTGGAAATTGTGGGGCCCTTTAAGCCTGGTATTTCTCTGGCTGTTCGCCACGCTTGTCCTGGGCAGGGGCTGGTGTTCCTGGACCTGTTTTTATGGAGGCATTGACGACGGGCTTTCGGCCCTGCCGAAGAAGGCGCTTTTGAAGACGGAAAAGTCGGGGCTGAAACTGCGGGATTTTCCGGCCGCGCTTCTTATTTTTCTGCTTCTGATTTCTTTCGCCAATATGGCGCCGTCTTACTGCCTTTGGCTTTGCCCTTTCAAGCTGACCGGAGTTTTTCTTGACCCTGACGATGCCTTGATCCGTAAAATACAATATGGCCTGATGGGACTGGCTCTTGCGGTTCTTGTTATCGGGCCCGTCCTGACAAAAAAAAGAACCTTCTGCTCTTTCCTTTGCCCATTCGGCGCCTGGCAGGCATTCTGGGGCAGGCTTAATCCTTTCAGAGTAAGCGTTGATCCGCAAAAATGTTCAGGCTGCCTGGCTTGCGTTAGCGCCTGTCCGATGTACGCCATTAACTGCGTGCCCGGGGGGAAAGCGGAAATCACCGCTTACTGTAACATGTGCGGGGAATGCCTTAAAGCCTGCGGCAACGGGGGGATAAACTATTCTGTTTTAGGTTTTAGTTTCGGCTTGTCGCAGGAAGGTTTCTGGAAGCTTCTTAATCCGGAAAGTTTTTTTGTTTTTGCCGCGCTGACGCTTAGCGCCGTTTTCGCCTCGTTTTGGGCCCCGGCGGCATTGAGAGATGTTCTCAAATTGATCATGCCATAA